The following are encoded together in the Bos taurus isolate L1 Dominette 01449 registration number 42190680 breed Hereford chromosome 10, ARS-UCD2.0, whole genome shotgun sequence genome:
- the HACD3 gene encoding very-long-chain (3R)-3-hydroxyacyl-CoA dehydratase 3: MENQVLTPHVYWAQRHHELYLRVELSDVQNPAISITENVLHFKAQGHGAKGDNVYEFHLEFLDLVKPEPVYKLTQRQVNITVQKKESQWWERLTKQEKRPLFLAPDFDRWLDESDAEMELRAKEEEQLNKLRLESQGSPETLTSLKKGYLFMYNLVQFLGFSWIFVNMTVRFFILGKESFYDTFHTVADMMYFCQMLAAVESINAAIGVTKSPVVPSLFQLLGRNFILFIIFGTMEEMQNKAVVFFVFYIWSTVEIFRYPFYMLSCIDMDWKVLTWLRYTVWIPLYPMGCLAEAVSVIQSIPVFNETGRFSFTLPYPVKIKVRFSFFLQIYLILLFLGLYVNFRYLYKQRRRRFGQKKKKIH, from the exons AATCCTGCCATCAGCATCACTGAAAATGTGCTACATTTCAAAG CTCAGGGGCATGGTGCCAAAGGAGACAATGTTTATGAATTTCACCTGGAGTTCTTAGACCTTGTGAAGCCAGAG CCGGTTTACAAGCTGACCCAGAGGCAGGTAAACATCACCGTGCAGAAGAAGGAGAGTCAATGGTGGGAGAGACTCACCAAGCAGGAGAAGCGCCCACTGTTCTTGGCCCCTGACTTTGATCGTTGGCTGGACGAGTCTGATGCTGAAATGGAGCTCAGAGCCAAG GAAGAAGAACAATTAAATAAACTCAGACTCGAAAGCCAAGGCTCCCCTGAAA cTCTTACAAGCTTGAAGAAAGGATACCTGTTCATGTATAATCTAGTGCAgttcttgggattctcctggATATTTGTGAACATGACCGTGAGATTCTTTATCTTGGGAAAAG AGTCCTTCTATGACACGTTCCACACTGTGGCTGACATGATGTATTTTTGCCAGATGCTGGCAGCCGTGGAATCTATCAATGCAGCAATTGGAGTCACTAAGTCACCAGTGGTACCTTCTCTTTTCCAG CTTCTTGGAAGaaacttcattttgtttatcATCTTTGGTACCATGGAAGAGATGCAaaacaaagctgtggttttctttgtgttttatatatGGAGCACAGTTGAAATTTTCAG GTACCCCTTCTACAtgctctcctgcattgacatggATTGGAAGGTGCTCACATGGCTTCGTTACACTGTGTGGATTCCCCTATATCCTATGGGATGTTTGGCAGAAG CTGTCTCAGTGATTCAGTCCATTCCAGTATTTAATGAAACAGGAAGATTCAGCTTCACATTGCCATATCCAGTGAAAATCAAAGttagattttccttttttcttcagaTTTATCTTATATTACTATTTTTAG ggtTATACGTAAATTTCCGTTATCTTTATAAACAGCGCAGGCGGCGCTttggacaaaaaaagaaaaagatccacTAA